The Flavobacterium sp. 123 genome contains a region encoding:
- a CDS encoding energy transducer TonB, with the protein MKLDIYKKQWLDIVFDGRNKLYGAYELRKSNPKTMWRSLALGSLVFALSVSAPMIASLIPDSSADDEALNVKLTAIKLPPKKEKPKENLPPPPPPPPKVDQVKFVKPVVAKAEEVTEDPPKITEIKDKKIGSETIKGDPDAELTVEPVGTGTAAVVEEVDNTIYNTAGIEVKPEFPGGMEKFYSYVGKNYQAPEEEGLKGKVYVTFVVEKDGSLTDIKVIRDIGYGTGKEAIRVLNKCPRWNPGEQNGKKVRVLYSLPITIQSAE; encoded by the coding sequence ATGAAATTAGATATATATAAAAAGCAGTGGCTTGATATCGTATTTGACGGACGTAATAAACTTTACGGAGCTTATGAGTTGCGAAAATCAAATCCAAAAACGATGTGGAGATCACTTGCATTAGGGTCTTTGGTTTTTGCTCTTTCTGTAAGTGCGCCAATGATTGCTAGTTTAATTCCAGATTCATCTGCTGATGATGAGGCTTTAAATGTAAAATTAACTGCAATCAAATTGCCACCTAAGAAAGAAAAACCGAAAGAAAACCTTCCACCACCTCCACCACCTCCACCAAAAGTGGATCAAGTGAAATTTGTTAAGCCAGTAGTGGCTAAAGCTGAAGAGGTAACAGAAGATCCACCAAAAATTACTGAAATAAAAGACAAGAAAATTGGTAGTGAAACTATAAAAGGTGACCCAGATGCTGAATTAACTGTTGAACCAGTAGGTACTGGAACTGCAGCTGTAGTTGAAGAAGTTGATAACACTATTTATAATACTGCAGGTATTGAAGTGAAACCTGAATTTCCAGGTGGAATGGAAAAATTCTACTCGTATGTAGGTAAAAATTATCAGGCTCCAGAAGAAGAAGGTTTGAAAGGTAAAGTTTATGTGACTTTTGTTGTTGAAAAAGACGGGTCTTTAACAGATATTAAAGTAATCAGAGATATTGGTTATGGAACTGGAAAAGAAGCAATTCGTGTTTTAAACAAATGTCCAAGATGGAATCCAGGAGAACAAAATGGTAAAAAAGTTAGGGTTCTTTACTCTCTTCCTATTACTATACAATCTGCGGAATAA
- a CDS encoding tetratricopeptide repeat protein — translation MNKFKIFGIALIASVSISHAQDINQAKKAIDAEKFEEAKSILKSIIQTKPSNGTASFILGNIYLTQSVEDSASIYFQKGLTGNEGAKLNYIGLAQMDLEKSDLVGAQAKFALATKDMRKKDVEEYVYIARAYMNVSKPDYKSAIATLNRAVINNPLDAQVQLALGDAYYGDSKQNEAYVAYRNAFQADNSLLRAKMQLGVLLKGAKSYDEALKAYNEVIAINPNYGPVYRELAETYYKIARNKPSKGPENLKTAIGYYEKYMSLTDYSIHSRMRRADFLILVKDYAALEVEANKMKELDKVNPRIFRYLGYSAYENGNIDVAINSLETFTSNPANKIIAKDFLYLGLAKIKKGTSADGLSIDPIAFNAGFADIKKAIDMEPLAVEDLNEIGKKLFTQKLYKEAASIFELGTANVDSKNYLDDNVYLGLALYYANNKKDVKPDPIALQKADDAFAKVLVASPTYYEAYLFRARTNSLLDNDPLTIKFYDAYVAAVTEKGADELAKPAVTKKVIESYNTIGASYANTDKVKAIEYFNKTLTIDPTNAYATASLKTLK, via the coding sequence ATGAATAAATTTAAAATTTTTGGGATAGCTCTAATAGCATCGGTTTCAATTAGCCATGCTCAGGATATAAACCAAGCAAAAAAAGCAATTGATGCCGAAAAATTTGAAGAGGCAAAGTCGATCTTAAAATCGATTATTCAAACAAAACCATCTAATGGAACGGCTTCGTTTATTTTGGGAAATATATATCTTACACAAAGTGTTGAGGATTCAGCATCAATCTACTTTCAAAAAGGATTGACTGGTAATGAAGGAGCTAAGCTAAATTATATTGGTTTGGCGCAAATGGATTTAGAAAAGAGTGACCTTGTTGGTGCTCAAGCTAAATTTGCTTTGGCAACAAAAGATATGCGTAAAAAAGACGTTGAAGAATATGTTTATATTGCTAGAGCTTATATGAATGTTTCTAAACCAGATTATAAAAGTGCTATTGCAACTTTAAATCGTGCGGTTATAAACAATCCACTAGATGCTCAAGTGCAATTAGCTTTAGGAGATGCTTACTATGGTGATAGCAAACAAAATGAGGCTTATGTTGCTTATAGAAATGCATTTCAAGCAGACAATTCATTGTTAAGAGCAAAAATGCAATTAGGTGTTTTGTTAAAAGGTGCTAAATCTTATGACGAAGCTTTAAAAGCTTATAACGAAGTTATTGCTATTAATCCTAACTACGGTCCTGTTTACAGAGAACTAGCTGAAACATATTATAAAATAGCAAGAAATAAGCCTTCAAAAGGACCTGAGAATTTAAAAACAGCTATTGGATATTACGAAAAATACATGAGTTTGACAGATTATTCTATTCATTCTAGAATGCGTCGTGCGGATTTCTTAATACTTGTTAAAGATTATGCTGCTCTTGAAGTTGAAGCAAACAAGATGAAAGAATTGGATAAAGTAAATCCTAGAATTTTCCGTTATTTAGGATATTCTGCTTATGAGAATGGTAATATTGATGTTGCTATTAATTCTTTGGAAACTTTTACAAGTAATCCAGCAAATAAAATAATTGCAAAAGATTTCTTATATCTAGGTTTGGCAAAAATTAAAAAAGGAACAAGTGCTGATGGTTTGTCTATAGATCCTATTGCATTTAATGCAGGTTTTGCTGATATCAAAAAAGCTATTGACATGGAGCCTTTAGCAGTTGAAGACTTAAATGAAATTGGTAAAAAATTATTTACTCAAAAACTATACAAAGAGGCTGCTTCAATTTTTGAATTAGGTACTGCTAATGTAGATTCTAAAAATTATTTAGATGACAATGTATATTTAGGATTAGCACTTTATTATGCAAACAACAAAAAAGATGTAAAACCAGATCCTATTGCTTTACAAAAAGCAGATGATGCTTTTGCTAAAGTTTTGGTTGCTTCTCCAACATATTATGAAGCATATCTTTTTAGAGCAAGAACTAATAGTTTGCTTGATAACGATCCATTAACTATAAAATTCTATGATGCTTATGTGGCAGCCGTTACTGAAAAAGGTGCTGATGAATTAGCTAAACCAGCGGTAACTAAAAAAGTTATAGAAAGCTATAATACTATTGGAGCTAGTTATGCTAATACTGATAAAGTTAAAGCAATTGAGTATTTCAATAAAACATTAACTATTGATCCTACTAATGCGTATGCAACTGCATCGTTGAAAACGTTGAAATAG
- a CDS encoding bifunctional 2-polyprenyl-6-hydroxyphenol methylase/3-demethylubiquinol 3-O-methyltransferase UbiG has translation MKDLFGKAILDYQTNNSPEDLITETSISEEDEMSVAYLFRSYNEMPKLEQKALQLAKGRTLDVGCGAGSHSLYLQNERNIDVTAIDISKNAIEACTLRGLEKVKVQNILSLENEKFDTILLLMNGTGIFGTLKETANYLQKLKSLLNPNGQILIDSSDIIYMFDNDEDGGKWIPGDNYYGELTFKIRYKNETEDEFPWLYLDYNTLQNAAFANGLQCELILEGEHYDYLAKLSL, from the coding sequence ATGAAAGACCTTTTTGGAAAAGCCATACTCGATTATCAAACTAATAATTCTCCTGAAGACTTAATTACTGAAACCTCTATTTCGGAAGAAGATGAAATGTCAGTAGCCTATTTATTTCGTTCCTATAATGAAATGCCAAAATTGGAACAAAAAGCATTGCAACTTGCAAAAGGGAGAACATTAGATGTAGGTTGTGGAGCAGGAAGCCATAGCTTGTATTTACAAAATGAGCGAAACATTGATGTCACAGCGATAGACATTTCAAAAAATGCAATAGAAGCTTGTACCCTTAGAGGTTTAGAAAAAGTAAAAGTTCAAAATATTCTTTCATTAGAAAACGAAAAATTTGACACCATTTTATTGTTAATGAATGGCACAGGCATCTTTGGTACCTTAAAAGAAACTGCCAACTACTTACAAAAGCTAAAAAGTCTATTGAACCCAAATGGCCAAATACTAATTGACTCATCAGATATAATTTATATGTTCGACAATGATGAAGATGGTGGAAAATGGATTCCAGGCGACAATTACTATGGAGAATTAACTTTTAAAATACGCTACAAAAACGAAACTGAGGATGAATTTCCATGGCTTTATCTTGATTATAATACATTACAAAATGCTGCTTTTGCAAATGGTTTACAATGCGAATTAATTCTTGAAGGAGAACATTATGATTATTTAGCTAAATTATCATTATAA
- a CDS encoding YfiT family bacillithiol transferase, with protein MENSALEKLKYPIGKFIAPENYSTAYLSERIAEIESFPERLKKEVFQLTPKQLETPYREDGWTIRQVIHHCADSHMNCFIRIKWALTENKPVIKFYHEDLWAELHDNLTMPIEPTLSFLEGLHFRLAYLMKSFSESDLNRSFIHPENNKEYQLKEIIGTYAWHGNHHLAHITELKNRKGW; from the coding sequence ATGGAAAATTCCGCATTAGAAAAACTTAAATACCCAATTGGAAAATTTATAGCACCTGAAAATTATTCCACAGCTTATTTATCGGAAAGAATAGCAGAAATCGAGTCTTTTCCAGAAAGACTAAAAAAAGAAGTATTTCAATTAACACCTAAACAACTTGAAACACCATATCGTGAAGATGGATGGACTATTCGACAAGTAATTCATCATTGTGCAGATAGCCACATGAATTGCTTCATTAGAATTAAATGGGCATTGACAGAAAACAAACCTGTAATAAAATTTTATCACGAAGATCTATGGGCTGAGTTACATGACAATTTAACTATGCCTATTGAACCTACATTATCTTTTTTGGAGGGATTGCATTTTAGATTGGCTTATTTAATGAAAAGCTTTTCTGAGTCAGACTTAAACAGATCTTTTATTCATCCTGAAAACAACAAAGAATATCAATTAAAAGAAATTATTGGTACTTATGCTTGGCATGGTAACCATCATTTAGCTCATATTACAGAATTAAAAAATAGAAAAGGCTGGTAA
- a CDS encoding exo-beta-N-acetylmuramidase NamZ domain-containing protein: MFSFLKKILVFPFLIIASTSCSSSLNKKTKPNWSSTSDTIATTVYSKEELLKSETNFTLSSKTGADNYNAYLPLLKDKKIGVVTNQTGIITITDYNNKNAFAYKKTQIHLVDFLLEKKIQIQTIFSPEHGFRGTADAGELITDGKDSKTGLPIISLYGDNKKPKPSQLEGIDIMVFDIQDVGARFYTYISSLHYVMEACAENNIPLLILDRPNPNGSSIDGPILEPIYTSFVGMHPVPVLYGMTIGEYAQMINGEKWLKNSIQCNLTIIPCVYYNRNMFYHLPIKPSPNLPNDQSINLYASLCLFEGTNVSVGRGTEKQFQIYGSPYLPKSNFSFTPSPNQGAKNPVYNGIECFGEDLSSHSKLHELELKWLLKAYNSTEDKTKFFNPFFTKLAGTKTLQQQIEEGMSERKIRKSWKLGLETFKEIRKKYLIY; encoded by the coding sequence ATGTTCTCATTTTTAAAAAAAATATTAGTATTCCCCTTTTTGATAATCGCCTCAACTTCTTGTTCCAGTTCTTTGAATAAAAAAACCAAACCAAACTGGAGCTCCACTTCGGACACAATTGCCACTACTGTTTATTCAAAAGAAGAATTACTAAAAAGCGAAACAAATTTTACTTTAAGCAGCAAAACTGGAGCTGACAATTATAATGCTTACCTCCCACTGTTGAAAGACAAAAAAATTGGGGTTGTAACAAATCAAACAGGCATTATTACAATAACAGACTACAACAACAAGAATGCTTTTGCATACAAAAAAACTCAAATACACCTTGTAGACTTCCTCTTAGAAAAGAAAATACAAATTCAAACTATTTTTTCCCCTGAACATGGATTTAGAGGAACTGCTGATGCAGGTGAATTAATAACAGATGGTAAAGATTCTAAAACTGGCCTGCCAATTATTTCTCTTTATGGCGATAATAAAAAACCAAAACCTTCTCAACTAGAAGGAATAGACATCATGGTTTTTGACATTCAGGACGTAGGAGCCAGATTCTACACCTATATTTCCTCCTTACATTATGTAATGGAAGCTTGTGCAGAAAACAACATTCCTTTACTAATACTTGATAGACCTAATCCGAACGGAAGTAGTATTGATGGACCTATACTAGAACCTATATATACAAGTTTTGTAGGAATGCATCCAGTTCCCGTTTTATACGGAATGACTATCGGTGAATATGCCCAAATGATAAATGGTGAAAAATGGCTAAAAAACAGCATTCAATGTAATCTAACAATAATTCCTTGTGTATATTACAATAGAAATATGTTTTATCACTTACCAATCAAGCCTTCTCCAAATTTACCAAATGATCAATCCATAAATCTTTACGCTAGCTTATGCCTTTTTGAAGGGACAAATGTTAGTGTAGGTCGTGGTACAGAAAAACAATTTCAGATTTACGGTTCGCCTTATTTACCAAAAAGCAACTTTAGTTTTACTCCAAGTCCAAATCAAGGTGCAAAAAATCCAGTATATAATGGAATAGAATGTTTTGGGGAAGATTTATCCTCACATTCGAAACTGCATGAATTAGAATTAAAATGGTTGTTAAAAGCATATAACTCAACCGAAGACAAGACAAAGTTCTTTAATCCCTTTTTTACAAAATTAGCCGGAACAAAAACACTTCAACAACAAATCGAAGAAGGCATGTCAGAAAGAAAAATAAGAAAAAGCTGGAAACTAGGACTTGAAACGTTTAAAGAAATCAGAAAGAAATATTTGATATATTAA
- a CDS encoding YkgJ family cysteine cluster protein codes for MKQILNNLPKEAKDKHIENKKYFDKLKKKTPKNIDYVMQELHEAEFKKTDCLKCANCCKTTGPLFTSADIERISKHLRQKPQQFIAQYLRIDEDKDYVLQSVPCTFLDADNTCFIYDVRPKACREFPHTDRKKFQQITDITLKNVAICPAAFNIVEKMKKKMPL; via the coding sequence TTGAAACAAATTTTAAACAATCTTCCTAAAGAGGCCAAAGATAAGCATATCGAAAACAAAAAGTATTTTGATAAGTTAAAAAAGAAGACGCCTAAAAATATTGATTACGTTATGCAAGAATTGCATGAAGCAGAATTCAAAAAAACGGATTGTTTGAAATGTGCCAATTGTTGTAAAACAACGGGGCCATTATTTACTTCTGCAGATATCGAACGTATATCAAAACATTTGAGACAAAAACCGCAACAGTTTATTGCGCAGTATCTGCGTATTGATGAAGATAAAGATTATGTTTTACAATCTGTGCCTTGTACTTTTCTAGATGCAGATAATACTTGTTTTATTTACGATGTTCGCCCGAAAGCTTGTCGAGAATTTCCACATACGGATCGAAAAAAGTTTCAACAGATTACGGATATAACTTTGAAAAACGTAGCAATTTGTCCAGCTGCTTTTAATATTGTAGAGAAAATGAAGAAAAAAATGCCATTATAA
- a CDS encoding PstS family phosphate ABC transporter substrate-binding protein: MKNFAKLPYFIFISFIVLFFACNQSNGPKSNKETILKGSTTILVDETLKPIVEDQIEVFESRYEAKIKLDAKSESEVIRAFVKDTASIAVLSRTLTNEEMKVFDNKKIAPKVTKFAIDAIAFITTKNDNDTLIALQDVIAFMNGNYKGTAIKGLVFDNPNSSTVRYMNTLAGLKSIPQKGVFSFKTNDEVIKFVSQNEGMVGIVGVNWLSQPSPAMQEFVEKVTILSVKGLSDSKYYSPTQNNIAEGKYALARDLYIINCQGYSGLGMGFASFVAGDIGQRIVLKSGLLPVKIPPRKLNIRKQINKDKK; this comes from the coding sequence ATGAAAAATTTTGCAAAACTTCCGTATTTTATTTTTATTTCTTTTATCGTTTTATTTTTTGCTTGTAACCAATCTAATGGACCAAAAAGCAATAAAGAAACAATACTTAAAGGATCAACAACAATTTTGGTAGATGAAACATTGAAGCCAATTGTTGAAGATCAGATAGAAGTGTTTGAAAGTCGTTACGAGGCTAAAATTAAACTAGATGCTAAATCTGAAAGCGAAGTTATTCGTGCTTTTGTTAAAGATACTGCTAGTATAGCTGTTTTGTCGAGAACGTTGACTAATGAAGAAATGAAAGTTTTTGATAATAAAAAGATTGCTCCAAAAGTAACTAAGTTTGCTATTGATGCTATTGCATTTATTACCACTAAAAACGATAATGATACTTTAATTGCTTTACAGGATGTAATTGCATTCATGAATGGTAATTATAAAGGAACAGCTATCAAAGGATTAGTTTTTGATAATCCAAATTCAAGTACTGTTCGTTATATGAATACTCTAGCGGGACTAAAATCAATCCCTCAAAAAGGAGTTTTTTCATTTAAAACAAACGACGAAGTAATTAAATTTGTTTCTCAAAACGAAGGAATGGTTGGTATTGTTGGAGTTAACTGGTTGTCGCAACCTAGTCCAGCGATGCAAGAATTTGTTGAAAAAGTTACTATTTTAAGTGTGAAAGGTCTTTCGGACTCAAAATACTATTCGCCTACTCAGAATAATATTGCTGAGGGTAAATATGCTTTGGCACGTGATTTGTATATAATCAATTGTCAAGGATATTCTGGTTTAGGAATGGGGTTTGCATCTTTCGTAGCGGGTGATATTGGTCAAAGAATAGTTTTGAAATCAGGATTATTACCAGTTAAAATTCCTCCTAGAAAACTTAATATCAGAAAACAAATCAACAAGGATAAAAAATAA
- a CDS encoding 7-carboxy-7-deazaguanine synthase QueE, with the protein MLSKEIQLEVNKGAMLPLMEEFYTIQGEGFHTGTAAYFIRIGGCDVGCHWCDVKESWNAELHPPTSVEMIVANADKYADTIVVTGGEPLTWDMTLLTQKLKDKNLKVHIETSGAYPLSGTWDWICLSPKKNKLPTPTVYENADELKVIIYNKHDFIFAEEQAEKVNKNAILFLQPEWSKKDEMTPLIVDYVMNNPKWRVSLQTHKYLNIP; encoded by the coding sequence ATGTTATCAAAAGAAATACAATTAGAGGTTAATAAAGGAGCTATGCTTCCTTTGATGGAAGAATTTTATACCATTCAAGGTGAAGGATTTCATACAGGAACAGCGGCTTATTTTATTCGTATCGGTGGTTGTGATGTAGGTTGTCATTGGTGTGATGTTAAGGAAAGTTGGAATGCAGAATTGCATCCTCCAACAAGTGTTGAAATGATTGTTGCTAATGCAGATAAGTATGCAGATACTATAGTTGTTACTGGTGGAGAACCTTTGACTTGGGATATGACGTTGCTTACGCAAAAATTAAAAGATAAGAATTTAAAAGTTCATATTGAAACTTCAGGAGCCTATCCGCTTTCTGGTACTTGGGATTGGATTTGTCTTTCGCCAAAGAAAAACAAATTACCAACACCTACTGTTTACGAAAATGCAGATGAATTGAAAGTGATTATTTATAATAAACATGATTTTATTTTTGCTGAGGAGCAAGCTGAAAAAGTCAACAAAAATGCTATTCTATTTCTGCAACCAGAATGGAGTAAAAAGGATGAGATGACTCCGTTAATTGTTGATTATGTAATGAATAATCCGAAATGGAGAGTGTCCTTGCAAACTCATAAATATTTGAATATTCCCTAA
- a CDS encoding ABC transporter permease produces MNLEYFIAKRLITAKDYKSSISAPIIKIAISAIAIGMIMMIVSVATGVGLQQKIREKVSAFNGHIIISNYDNNQSEVTLVPIAKNQDFYPKFKSVSGISHVQVIASKAGIIRTENAFEGIIFKGVDKDYQWDNIKEYLISGKLPDFSKGVNSDVLISQFLADRLNLKVGDSFNTFFIKEDQGQLPNIRRFKITGIFNSGFQEFDATYIIGDIRHIQRINKWSPNEVGAFEVFVSDFNNIKAKGEEVYEQTSSTLDTKTIIEKYSYIFEWLQLFDFNIIIILVVMILVATINMVVALLVLILERTQMIGILKALGANNWSIRKVFLYNAFYLIIKGLFWGNLIGISLLLIQQYFGLIKLNPENYYVNQAPVYFSLGYILLLNLLTVAVCFLVLLIPSYIITKISPVKAIRYD; encoded by the coding sequence TTGAATTTAGAATACTTCATAGCTAAAAGACTTATAACTGCTAAAGATTATAAAAGTAGTATATCTGCACCAATTATAAAAATTGCTATTTCGGCAATTGCTATTGGTATGATTATGATGATTGTCTCAGTTGCAACAGGTGTTGGATTGCAACAAAAAATCCGAGAGAAAGTTTCAGCGTTCAATGGTCATATCATTATTTCTAATTATGACAACAACCAATCTGAAGTTACATTAGTCCCAATAGCCAAGAATCAAGATTTTTATCCAAAGTTCAAATCAGTCTCTGGTATAAGTCATGTTCAGGTTATTGCTAGTAAAGCTGGAATTATTAGAACAGAAAATGCTTTTGAAGGAATCATATTCAAAGGAGTGGATAAGGATTATCAATGGGATAATATAAAAGAGTACCTGATTTCCGGAAAACTTCCTGATTTTTCTAAAGGAGTTAATTCTGATGTTCTAATTTCGCAGTTCCTTGCAGATAGACTTAATCTTAAAGTTGGGGATTCATTCAATACTTTTTTTATAAAAGAAGATCAAGGGCAATTGCCCAATATCAGAAGATTTAAAATAACGGGTATATTTAATTCCGGATTTCAGGAATTTGACGCAACCTATATAATAGGAGATATTCGTCATATTCAACGAATAAATAAATGGAGTCCTAACGAAGTAGGCGCATTTGAGGTTTTTGTTTCTGATTTTAATAACATCAAAGCTAAAGGGGAAGAAGTATACGAACAAACATCTTCGACTTTAGATACAAAAACGATAATCGAAAAGTATAGCTACATCTTTGAATGGCTTCAATTATTCGATTTTAATATTATTATCATATTAGTGGTGATGATTTTGGTAGCTACTATAAATATGGTAGTAGCATTATTAGTGCTGATTTTAGAACGAACCCAAATGATAGGGATACTCAAAGCATTAGGGGCTAATAATTGGTCAATAAGAAAAGTATTTTTATACAATGCGTTTTATTTAATCATAAAAGGACTATTTTGGGGAAATCTTATCGGAATCTCTTTACTGTTAATTCAGCAATATTTCGGATTAATTAAACTCAACCCCGAAAACTATTATGTCAATCAAGCGCCAGTTTACTTTAGCCTAGGATATATTCTGCTTCTTAATTTATTGACGGTTGCAGTTTGTTTCCTAGTATTATTGATTCCTTCCTATATAATTACAAAAATTTCTCCAGTCAAAGCAATACGCTACGATTAA